A stretch of the Symmachiella macrocystis genome encodes the following:
- a CDS encoding flavodoxin family protein, with translation MTLSDAQEKMCSESSWDFSDLTALFLNCTLKKSPERSHTQGLIDISTAIMEKNGIATECLRPVDHDIATGVWPDMTQHGWDNDEWPAIAEKVMAADILVVGTSIWLGEKTSICTQLIERLYSSSGDLNAHGQYAYYGRVGGCLITGNEDGAKHCAMNILYSLQHIGYVIPPQADAAWLGEAGPGPSYLDPGSGGPENDFTNRNTTFMTWNLMHMARMIKNAGGIPPHGNQRSQWDAGCRSDFPNPEHR, from the coding sequence ATGACCCTCAGCGATGCACAAGAAAAGATGTGTAGCGAAAGCTCCTGGGATTTTTCAGATCTCACGGCTCTGTTCTTGAATTGCACCTTGAAAAAGTCCCCGGAACGGTCGCATACGCAAGGACTGATCGACATTTCGACGGCGATCATGGAGAAAAACGGTATCGCCACCGAGTGCCTGCGTCCGGTCGATCACGATATCGCCACCGGCGTCTGGCCGGATATGACGCAGCATGGTTGGGACAACGATGAATGGCCCGCGATTGCGGAGAAGGTCATGGCGGCTGACATTTTGGTTGTGGGCACGTCGATCTGGCTGGGTGAGAAGACTTCGATTTGCACGCAATTGATAGAGCGGCTTTATTCATCCTCGGGAGATCTCAACGCGCATGGTCAATACGCCTATTATGGCCGCGTGGGGGGGTGTCTCATCACCGGGAACGAAGATGGAGCGAAACATTGCGCGATGAATATTCTCTATTCATTGCAGCACATCGGCTATGTGATTCCACCTCAGGCCGATGCTGCGTGGCTGGGCGAAGCCGGTCCCGGTCCGTCATATCTCGATCCCGGTTCGGGCGGGCCGGAGAATGACTTTACGAATCGCAATACGACGTTCATGACCTGGAACCTGATGCACATGGCGCGGATGATTAAAAATGCTGGTGGTATTCCGCCGCACGGGAACCAACGATCGCAATGGGACGCTGGATGCCGATCCGACTTTCCGAATCCTGAACATCGCTAG
- a CDS encoding Crp/Fnr family transcriptional regulator: MSEKFWHLKSCQLFERLTDEQVSQLESRAQVRTFGRGELVYLPSDPGTTVLLVASGRIKLYHITSDGKQALLGFMEPGELFGELSVFDGGEREEFAEAMEKSSVISIPREQLQAVMDAHAHVSMGITKLMGLRRRRLERRLKSLLFRSNRERLVHLLLELVEKYGQRTPEGIQLSIKLSHQELANVIGSTRETVTVLLGELQDEGSLMIRRRQIVITNMPRLAAAVDSPPPTIPEPTERKSAPAF, encoded by the coding sequence ATGTCCGAGAAATTCTGGCATCTTAAGAGCTGTCAGTTGTTTGAACGGCTCACCGACGAACAGGTTTCACAACTTGAGAGCCGCGCACAGGTACGGACATTTGGTCGCGGCGAATTGGTCTATTTGCCCAGCGACCCCGGCACAACCGTGCTGTTAGTCGCCTCCGGCCGCATCAAGCTGTATCACATCACCAGCGACGGCAAACAAGCGCTATTGGGCTTTATGGAGCCGGGCGAACTGTTTGGCGAACTGTCGGTCTTCGATGGGGGCGAGCGGGAAGAATTCGCCGAAGCGATGGAGAAGTCCTCCGTCATCTCAATACCCCGTGAGCAACTACAAGCCGTTATGGATGCACACGCCCACGTTTCGATGGGCATTACCAAGTTAATGGGCTTGCGACGAAGACGTCTGGAACGCCGATTGAAATCGCTGTTGTTCCGCTCAAATCGCGAACGCCTCGTGCATCTGTTGCTGGAACTCGTTGAAAAATACGGCCAGCGGACCCCCGAGGGAATTCAACTGAGCATTAAGCTGTCGCACCAGGAACTGGCCAATGTCATTGGCAGCACACGGGAAACCGTGACCGTCCTGCTAGGAGAACTACAGGACGAAGGCAGCCTGATGATTCGCCGCCGGCAGATTGTGATTACAAACATGCCGCGATTGGCCGCAGCCGTCGATAGCCCGCCGCCAACGATTCCCGAACCGACAGAACGCAAATCCGCTCCGGCGTTTTGA
- a CDS encoding peptidylprolyl isomerase has translation MSTKPKTTQKWMFIVGGTALTVLVAGLLFQVMQPETGKAAARGERSLRSNQTANSTGQSRKRSVARVNGQLISYDQLAEECVARYGNKVLEGIINRTMIQQAFEGKADAPTAQDIEKEIRSIAKKFNLDTAQWLEMMHSQQEMTPDQYRRDVIWPMLALKKLAGHDVTITQKELEEAYQRNYGERVRVRVIILDRIRQAQEVWEKVKDNPENFGRLAMEYSIDSSSRALEGKVPPIRRFSGSSEIEKAAFSLADGEISGVIQIPENKHWVIIKCEGRTDPVSGVSMADVRSILEEELRDEKVQLLVNKTFNTLESKARVDNYLTGVTTGSSKRSTARTKQDSNIQQVGGTRTAPQRP, from the coding sequence ATGTCGACCAAACCCAAAACGACGCAAAAATGGATGTTTATTGTCGGAGGAACCGCATTAACCGTGCTCGTCGCGGGACTGTTGTTCCAAGTCATGCAGCCCGAAACGGGCAAGGCCGCCGCACGCGGTGAGCGGAGCCTGCGCAGCAATCAAACTGCGAACAGCACAGGGCAAAGCCGCAAACGCAGCGTCGCCCGCGTGAATGGTCAATTGATCTCCTACGACCAACTGGCCGAAGAATGCGTCGCGCGTTACGGGAACAAAGTGCTGGAAGGAATCATCAACCGGACAATGATTCAGCAAGCCTTTGAAGGCAAAGCCGATGCCCCGACCGCACAGGATATCGAAAAAGAAATCCGCTCGATCGCTAAAAAATTCAATTTGGATACCGCGCAGTGGCTGGAGATGATGCACTCGCAACAAGAAATGACTCCCGACCAATATCGCCGCGACGTCATCTGGCCCATGTTGGCACTCAAAAAGTTGGCCGGACACGATGTGACGATTACGCAAAAGGAACTCGAAGAAGCTTACCAGCGCAACTATGGCGAACGGGTGCGGGTGCGAGTGATTATTCTGGATCGGATTCGCCAAGCCCAAGAAGTCTGGGAAAAAGTGAAAGACAATCCTGAGAACTTCGGCCGTTTGGCTATGGAGTATTCCATCGATTCCTCCAGCCGAGCTTTGGAAGGGAAAGTCCCGCCGATTCGTCGATTCTCTGGAAGCAGCGAAATCGAAAAAGCGGCGTTCTCATTGGCCGACGGCGAAATCTCTGGAGTCATTCAAATCCCCGAAAACAAGCACTGGGTGATCATTAAATGCGAAGGCCGCACCGATCCGGTCAGTGGCGTCTCGATGGCCGATGTGCGTTCCATTCTCGAGGAAGAACTCCGCGACGAAAAAGTGCAACTCTTGGTCAACAAGACGTTCAACACACTGGAATCGAAGGCGCGTGTCGACAACTATCTGACCGGCGTCACGACCGGCAGTAGCAAACGCTCAACTGCCCGCACTAAACAAGATTCAAATATCCAACAAGTCGGCGGCACACGAACAGCACCACAGCGCCCGTAG
- a CDS encoding aminotransferase class I/II-fold pyridoxal phosphate-dependent enzyme codes for MRSESEQPESDNPFTIPVATRVLRLPPYLFGKINALKHKKRVAGVDVIDLGMGNPTDPPDPMIIEKLTEAVADPRNHRYSVSTGVENLRREVGKRYWKRYGVRIDPNDEVVACIGSKEGFSHLCLALMGPGDTAIVPAPSFPVHVYAVALASGNVIALDVRDPEQFLANIDYTCTHLYPKPKLVIVNFPHNPSATVIEQDFYVELVRLAKKHGFLVISDFAYADICFEGYQAPSFLATPGAFEVGVEFTTMSKGYSMAGWRIGFCAGNAEMCRALATIKGYYDYGIFQPVQIAAIVAMRNCDAAVESIAEEYHRRRDVLCDGLERLGWEIERPRAGMFIWAKIPEPWAQMGSIDFAMKLLDEVGVAVSPGRGFGEEGEGYLRMAIVENEQRLRQAVRQIGRCMKQEVEQP; via the coding sequence ATGCGAAGCGAATCAGAACAACCGGAGTCGGACAACCCCTTCACCATTCCGGTGGCCACGCGCGTGTTGCGGCTGCCGCCTTATTTGTTTGGCAAAATCAACGCGCTGAAACACAAGAAGCGGGTGGCAGGGGTCGATGTCATTGACCTGGGAATGGGAAATCCCACGGATCCGCCCGACCCGATGATCATCGAAAAACTGACGGAGGCGGTTGCCGATCCGCGAAATCACCGCTATTCAGTCTCGACCGGGGTGGAGAATCTTCGCCGCGAAGTGGGAAAACGGTATTGGAAGCGCTACGGCGTGCGGATTGATCCGAACGACGAAGTCGTGGCCTGTATCGGCTCTAAGGAAGGTTTCAGCCACCTGTGCTTGGCGTTAATGGGACCGGGAGACACGGCCATCGTCCCCGCCCCGTCGTTTCCAGTCCACGTCTATGCTGTCGCGCTGGCCTCGGGGAATGTCATTGCGCTGGATGTACGTGATCCGGAACAATTCCTTGCCAACATCGACTACACTTGCACCCATTTGTATCCCAAGCCGAAGCTGGTCATCGTCAATTTTCCGCACAATCCCTCTGCCACGGTGATCGAACAAGACTTTTATGTCGAGTTGGTGCGGCTGGCCAAAAAACATGGATTTTTGGTCATCAGTGATTTCGCCTACGCAGACATCTGTTTCGAAGGGTACCAGGCGCCCAGCTTTTTAGCCACGCCCGGTGCATTCGAGGTCGGAGTCGAATTCACCACGATGAGTAAAGGCTACAGCATGGCAGGTTGGCGCATCGGCTTTTGTGCCGGCAATGCCGAAATGTGCCGCGCGCTGGCAACGATCAAAGGCTACTACGATTACGGCATCTTCCAGCCGGTCCAGATTGCGGCAATCGTCGCCATGCGCAATTGCGACGCCGCCGTGGAGAGTATTGCCGAGGAGTACCATCGCCGCCGGGATGTCCTGTGCGATGGTCTGGAACGTCTCGGGTGGGAAATCGAACGTCCCCGCGCAGGGATGTTCATCTGGGCAAAAATCCCCGAGCCTTGGGCACAGATGGGGTCAATCGACTTTGCCATGAAATTGCTGGACGAAGTCGGCGTGGCGGTCAGCCCAGGGCGTGGCTTTGGCGAAGAGGGTGAAGGCTATCTGCGGATGGCGATCGTCGAAAACGAGCAACGACTCCGGCAAGCGGTCCGACAAATTGGACGGTGCATGAAACAGGAAGTCGAACAGCCGTAA
- a CDS encoding type II CAAX endopeptidase family protein → MQYHESDTPILELEADVPVRRGFPRIAWLVILAMVGFVTYLQNGGRGEPHPLEDEGAAPQDVIMLLQSRYLVGAASLWQDQDKMTAPQLYVQAAPLNQGTIEQRLRFVIVAEELAGPEEALSVLMDINDRVKTSGFELNKQQIELRDALTALMTDYAAEEWTGPSVTPQQRQLLKDQLGWFGDLALAPKQGTNEAARSTVIRSAQQTAIALLSSGGLFCSLLMVGIVALVVFTAAYITGSVRPAIHCGHSNYAGIYPETFAVWLFLFFVLTQTASMLVQDDRYRTLVLATAMFGSLFALAWPRLRGIPWRQIRADIGWTAGNRPLAEPAIGVGSYVMTIPILFVGFLASLILMLLTGLVEPVGGGVDDFSPTNLPSHPIVSTVANADWFMVFQLYLVAAIGAPVVEETMFRGVMYRHLRECSHRWGFLASFLFSALINSFIFAVIHPQGLVAVPALMAIALGLTLAREWRGTLIPSMIAHGIHNGLLLTVLLLAIGN, encoded by the coding sequence ATGCAATATCACGAATCCGATACGCCGATACTGGAGCTCGAAGCCGACGTCCCGGTCCGCCGGGGATTTCCTCGCATCGCTTGGCTGGTGATTCTTGCAATGGTCGGTTTCGTGACCTATCTGCAAAACGGCGGGAGGGGTGAGCCGCACCCGCTGGAAGACGAAGGGGCCGCTCCGCAAGATGTCATCATGCTGTTGCAATCCCGATACTTGGTCGGGGCCGCTTCATTGTGGCAAGATCAGGACAAAATGACGGCCCCGCAGTTGTACGTACAGGCGGCTCCCTTAAACCAAGGGACCATCGAACAGCGGTTGCGGTTTGTCATTGTCGCCGAAGAGTTGGCTGGCCCCGAAGAAGCACTCTCGGTGTTAATGGACATCAACGACCGCGTTAAAACCAGCGGTTTTGAACTCAACAAACAGCAAATCGAATTGCGCGACGCATTGACGGCGCTTATGACTGACTATGCTGCTGAGGAATGGACCGGGCCGTCGGTCACCCCACAGCAGCGACAACTCTTGAAAGACCAACTCGGATGGTTTGGCGACTTGGCGTTGGCCCCCAAACAAGGTACCAACGAAGCAGCCCGTTCCACAGTCATCCGCTCAGCCCAGCAAACCGCCATCGCCCTACTGAGTTCAGGCGGGCTGTTTTGTTCGCTCTTGATGGTCGGCATTGTGGCGTTGGTCGTGTTTACCGCTGCCTACATCACCGGCAGCGTGCGCCCCGCGATTCACTGTGGCCACAGCAACTACGCAGGAATCTACCCGGAAACCTTTGCCGTCTGGCTGTTCCTGTTTTTCGTGCTCACACAGACTGCGTCCATGTTGGTCCAAGATGACCGCTATCGCACGCTGGTCCTGGCAACCGCGATGTTTGGTAGCCTGTTCGCCTTGGCTTGGCCCCGGTTGCGGGGGATTCCGTGGCGGCAAATTCGCGCTGATATTGGTTGGACGGCCGGTAACCGTCCGTTGGCAGAACCAGCCATCGGGGTCGGCAGTTATGTGATGACGATCCCGATTCTGTTCGTAGGATTTCTGGCATCCTTAATCTTAATGCTCCTCACCGGTCTTGTGGAACCGGTTGGTGGTGGGGTCGATGATTTCTCACCAACAAACTTACCCAGCCACCCAATCGTCTCGACCGTGGCAAACGCCGACTGGTTCATGGTTTTTCAGTTGTATCTTGTGGCCGCAATCGGCGCGCCGGTCGTCGAAGAGACCATGTTTCGCGGCGTCATGTATCGCCATCTGCGCGAATGCAGCCACCGTTGGGGCTTCCTGGCCAGTTTCCTATTCTCAGCACTGATCAACTCGTTTATCTTTGCGGTAATCCATCCGCAAGGTCTTGTCGCGGTTCCCGCGCTGATGGCGATTGCTTTGGGACTGACATTAGCCCGCGAGTGGCGAGGAACTTTGATTCCGTCGATGATCGCACACGGCATTCATAACGGGTTATTGTTAACAGTGCTTCTGCTGGCGATCGGCAACTGA
- a CDS encoding metallophosphoesterase, protein MNWLNLLLMAVLSLGNLAIVVAVLNRISTARVHLSTLSIIRRSHALFIIGFTLALIYQGGFGRPRLLFDGSWLDIAPIYLVYLAACGISAIFASVIVVRRWFYRPPAALLSSHSEIIDVAAMLGKQPLAAGRYHSLAKLPGNEIFKVEIGTKDLHLPGLPQAWDGLSILHVSDLHFIGTITREYFEEVLRRGQELGSDMVVFTGDLLDEQHLTDWLPETLGQLSAPLGCYFILGNHDWDLDPDATRKCFRELGWIDVADRFTTIEHAEKKMLIAGSEYPWMGNNPDITAAKEVDFRLLLSHTPDNYPWARRANFDLMLSGHNHGGQICVPGIGPIYTPSLYGTRYSAGTFYRQPTLLYVTRGISGKEPLRYNCLPELTQLVLRPTTVPSSQADQKRKLISAKT, encoded by the coding sequence ATGAACTGGCTGAACCTACTGTTGATGGCGGTCCTTTCACTCGGCAATCTCGCGATTGTCGTGGCCGTGCTAAACCGTATCAGCACCGCGCGCGTTCACTTAAGTACACTCTCCATCATTCGCCGCAGCCATGCATTGTTCATCATTGGCTTCACTCTGGCATTGATCTACCAAGGAGGCTTCGGGCGCCCGCGATTACTGTTCGACGGAAGTTGGTTGGACATCGCGCCGATTTATTTAGTCTATCTCGCGGCGTGTGGAATCTCGGCAATATTCGCGTCGGTGATCGTCGTCCGCCGTTGGTTCTACCGCCCTCCGGCGGCACTGCTCTCCAGCCACAGCGAGATCATCGACGTAGCCGCCATGCTCGGCAAACAACCGTTGGCTGCCGGGCGGTATCACAGCTTGGCAAAACTACCGGGCAATGAAATCTTCAAAGTCGAAATCGGCACCAAAGACCTCCACCTGCCCGGCTTGCCTCAAGCTTGGGATGGTTTGTCGATACTGCATGTCTCCGATCTGCATTTTATCGGCACCATCACCCGCGAATACTTTGAAGAAGTTCTTCGCCGCGGCCAGGAGTTGGGGTCCGACATGGTGGTCTTTACCGGCGACTTGCTCGACGAACAACATCTGACCGATTGGCTTCCAGAGACGCTGGGACAACTCAGCGCCCCACTGGGCTGTTATTTCATCCTTGGCAACCACGACTGGGACCTCGACCCCGATGCGACACGAAAATGTTTTCGCGAGCTGGGCTGGATCGATGTCGCCGACCGGTTTACAACCATTGAGCACGCCGAGAAAAAAATGTTGATCGCCGGTTCGGAATACCCCTGGATGGGAAACAATCCCGACATCACAGCCGCCAAAGAGGTCGACTTCCGCTTGTTGTTGAGCCACACCCCCGACAACTACCCCTGGGCCCGTCGTGCAAATTTCGATTTGATGCTCTCGGGCCACAATCACGGCGGACAAATTTGTGTCCCCGGCATCGGACCGATCTATACGCCCAGTCTCTACGGCACGCGGTATTCCGCAGGGACCTTTTACCGACAACCAACTCTGCTATATGTCACGCGGGGTATTTCGGGCAAGGAACCGCTCCGGTACAATTGCTTACCGGAATTAACACAATTAGTGTTGCGCCCTACGACGGTCCCGTCGTCTCAGGCTGACCAAAAACGAAAACTAATCAGTGCAAAAACCTAG
- a CDS encoding FAD-binding and (Fe-S)-binding domain-containing protein, whose protein sequence is MPSPLETELRQQIAGDVLFDDVSRGLYSTDASIYQIPPIGVVLPKSKADVRAAIQIAAAHGVPILPRGGGTSLSGQTVATAIVIDFSKYMNRILEIDAERGLVRIEPGVVLDQLNAALKPHGLQFGPDVSTSNRAALGGMIGNNSAGSRSVRHGKTIDHVRELHVLLADGTELQCEPLSPDAVAQRQALENTEGEIYRRLPAIVDAVRDEIIARYPRILRRVSGYNLDAFVPELQTELPIAATSAELNTQWPDRGEFNLAKIIVGAEGTLGTITEAVLHAVPLPKQRGVACLQFRTIDAALKSVTTILKTEPSAIEMLDKYIIELSRTNLEYRRYLDFVEGTPEALLIVEYSGETLEFVQNKLEHLEQILVGWEGLEKYIPAVDPAQRDRIWNCRKASAPLLLSIPGARKPIAFVEDPAVAPGQAAEFARRFRQILDRRGVAGSFYGHASVGCLHIRPMLDTKTAEDLTALKEISDEVAALIGEFHGSMSGEHGDGLARSYHNRDLFGEKLYAAFEEVKRLFDPRGLMNPGKVVSDVSPVENLRYGTEYRGREIKTFLDFSTEAASAGATENGFLAATEMCNGSGVCRKTNTGTMCPSFMATRDEEHSTRGRANALRLALSGQLPDDALTSQRMYDVMDLCLMCKGCKAECPSNVDVAKLKVEFLAQYYQTHRPSLGTVVMAHTGRLNRIGSALAPVSNWLARLPGAAYLTEKLFGVDRRRQIPTFQHDHFGRWFSRHAPHSRAGQRGKVILLDDCLTSFCEPNINRAAVQLLERAGYTVELAGLHCCGRPYFSKGLIAQGKSMVEENIATLDKLSSSNVPILGCEPSCLLSLVDEYPDLVPTEAAQRVRSRSFTLDAWLAERTAAGNCDLKFDPLNQSALLHGHCQQKALVGTSGTLDALKLIPQLNVTEVNSGCCGMAGSFGYEHFDVSMAIGERVLFPAAKAHTTGPVLAPGFSCRHQLADGTGTQALHPIELLAQQLTPDEQS, encoded by the coding sequence ATGCCTTCACCACTAGAAACCGAATTGCGGCAACAGATTGCTGGCGACGTACTCTTCGACGACGTCAGCCGCGGGCTGTATAGCACCGACGCTAGCATCTATCAAATTCCGCCGATTGGCGTCGTGTTGCCCAAATCAAAAGCGGACGTTCGCGCCGCCATTCAAATCGCAGCGGCGCATGGCGTGCCGATTTTGCCGCGTGGTGGCGGCACCAGTCTTTCGGGGCAGACGGTGGCAACGGCGATTGTGATTGATTTTTCCAAGTACATGAATCGCATCCTGGAAATCGATGCTGAGCGGGGTCTGGTGCGGATCGAACCGGGGGTCGTGTTGGATCAACTCAACGCTGCCCTCAAACCGCACGGCCTGCAATTCGGCCCCGATGTCTCCACCAGCAACCGCGCCGCGTTAGGTGGCATGATCGGCAACAATTCCGCCGGATCCCGTTCGGTACGTCACGGCAAAACCATCGACCATGTTCGCGAACTGCACGTGCTACTGGCCGACGGGACCGAACTGCAATGCGAACCACTCAGCCCCGACGCGGTTGCTCAGCGACAAGCACTGGAAAACACCGAAGGCGAGATCTATCGCCGGTTGCCGGCGATCGTCGACGCGGTTCGTGATGAAATCATCGCCCGCTATCCGCGCATCCTCCGCCGCGTGAGTGGATACAACCTCGATGCCTTTGTGCCGGAACTGCAAACCGAGTTACCCATCGCCGCCACCTCAGCAGAGCTAAATACCCAATGGCCCGATCGCGGGGAGTTCAATCTCGCTAAAATTATTGTCGGCGCAGAAGGGACGTTGGGAACCATCACCGAAGCGGTCCTCCATGCCGTGCCACTCCCCAAACAGCGCGGCGTCGCCTGTCTACAGTTTCGCACAATCGATGCGGCGCTCAAATCGGTGACAACGATTCTAAAGACCGAACCCTCAGCCATCGAAATGCTCGACAAGTACATCATCGAACTGTCGCGCACCAATTTGGAGTACCGCCGCTATTTAGATTTCGTCGAGGGGACACCCGAGGCGTTGCTGATTGTCGAATACAGCGGCGAGACCTTGGAGTTTGTTCAGAATAAACTTGAGCATCTGGAGCAAATCCTCGTCGGTTGGGAGGGCCTCGAAAAATACATCCCCGCTGTCGATCCTGCGCAGCGGGACCGAATTTGGAATTGCCGCAAAGCCAGCGCGCCTTTACTCCTAAGTATCCCCGGTGCCCGCAAACCAATTGCCTTTGTCGAGGACCCGGCCGTCGCTCCCGGACAAGCAGCGGAGTTCGCCCGGCGCTTTCGCCAAATCCTCGACCGTCGTGGTGTCGCCGGATCGTTTTATGGACATGCGTCCGTCGGATGCCTGCACATCCGCCCCATGCTCGATACAAAAACCGCCGAGGATTTGACCGCACTCAAAGAAATTTCCGATGAAGTTGCCGCCCTGATCGGCGAATTTCACGGCTCCATGTCGGGCGAACATGGCGACGGGCTGGCCCGCAGTTACCACAACCGTGACCTGTTCGGCGAGAAGCTGTACGCGGCCTTTGAAGAGGTCAAACGCCTATTCGATCCCCGTGGCTTGATGAATCCCGGCAAGGTGGTCAGCGATGTCTCACCCGTCGAAAATCTGCGCTATGGTACGGAGTATCGCGGGCGTGAAATTAAAACGTTTCTCGATTTCAGCACCGAAGCGGCTAGCGCCGGTGCAACGGAAAATGGATTTCTGGCAGCGACGGAGATGTGCAACGGTTCGGGGGTTTGCCGCAAAACCAACACTGGCACGATGTGCCCTTCGTTCATGGCGACGCGCGACGAAGAACATTCCACCCGCGGCCGCGCAAATGCACTGCGACTCGCACTATCGGGACAATTGCCGGACGATGCATTGACGTCACAACGGATGTACGATGTGATGGACCTGTGCTTGATGTGCAAGGGATGCAAAGCGGAATGCCCGTCCAACGTCGACGTCGCCAAGCTCAAAGTCGAATTCCTCGCTCAATATTACCAAACGCATCGCCCTTCTCTCGGCACAGTTGTCATGGCCCACACGGGACGCCTGAATCGCATCGGTTCGGCGCTGGCCCCGGTATCAAACTGGTTGGCCCGTCTGCCCGGCGCTGCCTACCTGACGGAAAAACTGTTCGGCGTCGACCGTCGCCGCCAAATACCCACATTCCAGCACGACCATTTCGGCCGCTGGTTCAGTCGCCACGCGCCGCACTCCCGCGCCGGCCAGCGCGGAAAGGTCATCCTCCTCGATGATTGTTTGACCAGCTTTTGCGAGCCAAACATCAATCGCGCCGCTGTGCAACTGTTGGAACGCGCGGGGTATACCGTCGAATTGGCGGGATTGCACTGTTGCGGCCGGCCGTATTTCTCCAAGGGCCTCATCGCGCAGGGGAAGTCCATGGTCGAGGAAAATATTGCGACCTTGGACAAACTCTCGTCCAGCAACGTACCCATTCTCGGTTGCGAGCCGAGTTGCCTGCTGTCGTTGGTCGACGAATATCCCGACCTCGTTCCCACAGAAGCGGCCCAACGCGTGCGTTCGCGAAGTTTCACGCTCGATGCCTGGTTGGCCGAACGAACGGCAGCGGGAAACTGCGACTTGAAATTTGATCCCCTAAACCAATCCGCCCTGTTACACGGCCACTGCCAACAAAAAGCACTCGTCGGCACGTCCGGCACGCTGGACGCTTTGAAACTGATCCCGCAATTGAACGTGACCGAAGTCAATTCCGGCTGTTGCGGCATGGCGGGTTCGTTCGGCTATGAGCATTTCGACGTGAGCATGGCCATCGGTGAGCGCGTTTTGTTTCCCGCAGCCAAGGCCCATACCACTGGACCGGTGCTCGCGCCCGGGTTCTCCTGCCGGCACCAACTCGCCGACGGCACAGGCACGCAGGCGTTACACCCCATCGAGTTGCTCGCGCAACAATTAACGCCGGATGAGCAATCCTAA
- the scpB gene encoding SMC-Scp complex subunit ScpB, protein MDNPPADEFSDELDISAEEIDAQYLRAVEAMDDADWGIEVPKAVAEATVEREGESDTSLGEEAIAAGASEAESSSAEEEDEQASQPPRFTPPQILEAALFVGGKPLSSKKLAGLLGDSFDSSAVQSLADEINQTYAAENRPYEIRLGEGGYSLALRESFARVRNRVFGIGPREVKLSQDALGILALVAYQQPITREDAEATGRNNAGSLLSQLVRRQLIAIHRDEENPKVVTYQTTPRFLSVFGIGSLDELPMADVLDKK, encoded by the coding sequence ATGGACAATCCCCCAGCCGACGAGTTCTCTGACGAACTGGATATTTCCGCAGAGGAAATTGACGCCCAGTACCTCCGCGCTGTTGAAGCGATGGATGATGCCGATTGGGGGATTGAAGTTCCCAAGGCCGTGGCAGAAGCAACAGTGGAGCGGGAAGGGGAGTCGGACACCTCTCTCGGCGAGGAGGCGATCGCCGCCGGTGCGAGTGAGGCAGAGTCGTCATCCGCGGAAGAAGAGGACGAACAGGCGAGTCAGCCCCCCCGTTTTACTCCGCCGCAGATTTTGGAAGCGGCTTTGTTTGTCGGAGGCAAACCGCTCTCGTCAAAAAAACTCGCCGGGCTATTGGGAGACAGCTTCGATAGTAGTGCGGTGCAGAGCCTCGCGGATGAGATAAATCAGACTTACGCGGCGGAAAACCGTCCCTACGAAATTCGGTTGGGGGAAGGGGGATACAGTCTCGCACTGCGCGAGTCCTTTGCGCGGGTCCGCAATCGTGTCTTTGGCATTGGTCCGCGGGAAGTAAAACTATCACAGGATGCACTGGGGATTTTAGCATTGGTTGCCTATCAACAACCAATCACTCGTGAGGATGCCGAAGCGACCGGTCGTAACAACGCTGGCAGCCTGTTGAGCCAATTAGTTCGCCGTCAATTGATTGCGATTCACCGCGACGAAGAAAATCCCAAAGTGGTCACCTATCAGACCACGCCGCGCTTCCTGTCGGTCTTCGGCATCGGCAGCCTCGACGAATTGCCGATGGCGGATGTGCTGGATAAAAAGTGA
- a CDS encoding zf-HC2 domain-containing protein, with product MSENQSNANEWQACPQGEMGRLVVGLRGKRRTRQSMVIGGTASAVIVLLLVGNFAINKMQSPEMADLACHDVESMADKYVSGKLGPAETEHVRLHLENCRRCREKIAKLQKGKADGDVALRRAWQLRQHESRAFAGL from the coding sequence ATGAGCGAGAATCAGTCCAACGCGAACGAGTGGCAAGCCTGCCCGCAAGGTGAGATGGGACGGCTCGTAGTTGGACTGCGTGGAAAACGCCGTACGCGGCAGTCAATGGTGATCGGCGGAACCGCCTCAGCTGTGATTGTGCTGCTCTTGGTCGGGAATTTTGCCATCAACAAAATGCAATCGCCTGAGATGGCGGACCTAGCGTGCCACGATGTCGAGTCGATGGCGGACAAATATGTCTCTGGAAAGCTCGGCCCTGCTGAGACGGAGCATGTCCGGCTACACTTAGAAAATTGCCGCCGTTGTCGTGAGAAGATCGCAAAATTACAAAAGGGCAAGGCTGACGGGGATGTTGCTCTGCGTCGTGCATGGCAGCTTAGACAGCACGAGTCTCGGGCTTTTGCTGGGCTTTGA